One Chionomys nivalis chromosome 4, mChiNiv1.1, whole genome shotgun sequence genomic region harbors:
- the Uba7 gene encoding ubiquitin-like modifier-activating enzyme 7 isoform X5, translating into MDGELYSRQLYVLGLPAMRRIREANVLLSGLQGLGAEVAKNLVLMGVGSLTLHDPQSTCWADLAAQFFLSEESLGRSRAEASQAQLAQLNEAVQISVHTGDITNDLLQAFQVVVLTNSKLEEQLKVGTFCHENKICFLVAETRGLVGRLFCDFGEDFTVEDPTEVEPMTAAIQDISQGLPGIVTLRQDTKRQFFYDGDLVIFSGIEGMVELNGGSPQPVRVQKDGSLEIGDTTAFSPYLRGGLVTEVKRSKTVRHKSLDKALLQPRVVAQNTQEVQRAHCLHQAFHALHEFQKLHGQLPKPWDPVDAETVVRLARDLEPLKGTKEESLDEVLLRKIALSSAGSLSPMAAVLGGVAAQEVLKAVSGKFMPLDQWLYFDALECLPEAEELLPNPEDCHPRNCRYDGQTAVFGASFQEKLSYQRYLLVGAGAIGCEMLKGFALMGLGVKANGGVTVADMDHIERSNLSRQFLFRPQDIGSPKAEVAARAAQRLNPDLQVTSCTYPLDSTTEHIYGDDFFSRVDGVVAALDSFEARHYVAARCTHYLKPLLEAGTQGTRGSSSVFVPHVTETYNGPASAATSETASYPLCTLRYFPSTAEHVLQWARDEFEGLFRLSAENINGYPQTCTSLSGIERTQTPTLLQQVMGVLKMRPQTWQDCVVWALGHWQLCFHDGIVELLRLFPSDKVLEDGTLFWSGSKRCPQPLQFDPSHDMHFLYVLAAANLYAQMHGLTGSRDQTSLRKLLELLPKPESMHPDLISDGTFTPADFAPEQLKELQERLEDWSKGPPLKPVLFGKDDDNNFHMDFVVAATDLRAQNYRILPVNHAQIKQTVGQIIPAVATSTAVVAGLLGLELYKVVSGPRPLDTFRQSSLHLAENDFIRAVPSAPAVQSFHHLTWTRWDRLKVPAGQPERTLASLLAHLQKEHGLKVKRLLYGQAVLYSARWSLEKQTGCLCLRVTELVQQVTGREPEPGLRVLVLELSCEGEEDETAFPPLHYEL; encoded by the exons ATGGATGGGGAGCTATACTCGAGGCAGCT GTATGTACTGGGCCTGCCTGCTATGCGGAGGATTCGGGAAGCCAATGTCTTGCTATCTGGTCTGCAGGGCCTAGGAGCTgaggtggccaagaacctggtCCTTATGGGTGTAGGCAGCCTCACCCTGCACGATCCACAGTCCACCTGCTGGGCTGACCTGGCTGCTCAG TTTTTCCTCTCagaagagagcttgggaaggagcAGGGCTGAGGCCTCTCAAGCACAATTGGCTCAGCTCAATGAAGCTGTCCAGATCTCCGTCCATACAGGTGACATCACTAACGACCTGCTGCAGGCTTTTCAG GTCGTAGTGCTGACCAACTCCAAGCTAGAGGAGCAGCTGAAGGTGGGAACCTTCTGCCACGAGAATAAAATCTGCTTTCTGGTGGCTGAAACCCGGGGCCTTGTGGG GCGGTTGTTCTGTGACTTTGGTGAGGACTTCACCGTTGAGGACCCTACAGAGGTAGAACCCATGACAGCTGCCATCCAGGACATCTCCCAG GGGTTGCCTGGTATTGTCACTCTGAGACAAGACACCAAAAGACAGTTCTTCTATGACGGAGACTTGGTGATTTTCTCAGGCATTGAAGGCATGGTTGAACTCAACGGTGGTTCTCCCCAGCCTGTCCGTGTGCAGA AAGACGGGTCCTTGGAGATTGGAGACACAACAGCTTTCTCCCCTTACTTGCGTGGTGGGCTTGTCACTGAAGTCAAGAGATCCAAGACTGTGAGGCAT AAGTCCTTGGACAAAGCTCTGCTTCAGCCCCGTGTGGTGGCCCAGAACACTCAGGAAGTCCAACGTGCTCACTGCCTGCATCAGGCCTTTCATGCACTGCACGAGTTCCAGAAGCTTCATGGCCAGCTACCCAAGCCCTGGGATCCT GTTGATGCAGAGACCGTGGTGCGTCTGGCCCGGGACCTAGAGCCACTAAAAGGGACAAAAGAAGAATCGCTGGATGAGGTTTTACTTCGGAAAATTGCCCTGAGTAGTGCTGGCAGCTTAAGCCCCATGGCAGCTGTTCTAGGGGGAGTGGCTGCCCAGGAAGTCCTGAAG GCAGTCTCCGGGAAGTTCATGCCCCTGGACCAGTGGCTGTACTTTGATGCCCTTGAATGTCTTCCGGAAGCTGAGGAGCTCCTTCCCAATCCTGAGGACTGCCATCCG AGAAACTGCCGATACGATGGGCAGACTGCTGTGTTTGGGGCTAGTTTTCAGGAGAAACTGAGCTACCAACGTTACCTCTTG GTGGGTGCTGGAGCCATTGGCTGTGAGATGCTCAAAGGTTTTGCCCTAATGGGCCTGGGAGTCAAGGCTAATGGAGGTGTGACTGTAGCTGACATGGATCACATAGAACGCTCCAACCTCAGCCGGCAGTTCCTCTTCAGGCCTCAGGACATCGGG agcCCCAAGGCAGAGGTGGCTGCAAGAGCAGCCCAACGTCTAAACCCAGACCTACAAGTGACCTCGTGTACCTACCCGTTGGATTCCACCACAGAGCACATCTATGGTGACGACTTCTTCTCTAGAGTGGATGGTGTTGTTGCTGCTTTAGACAGCTTTGAGGCCC GGCACTATGTTGCTGCTCGATGTACCCACTATCTGAAACCACTGCTGGAGGCAGGCACACAGGGAACCCGGGGGAGTTCTTCTGTGTTTGTGCCACATGTGACCGAAACCTACAATGGTCCTGCCTCGGCTGCAACTTCTGAAACTGCCTCCTACCCTCTGTGTACTCTGCGGTACTTCCCCAGCACAGCGGAGCACGTCCTGCAG tgggCCCGGGATGAATTTGAGGGACTCTTCAGACTATCTGCAGAGAATATCAACGGCTATCCACA GACATGCACTTCCCTGTCGGGCATAGAAAGGACACAAACACCAACCTTACTGCAGCAAGTGATGGGTGTCCTAAAAATGCGCCCACAGACTTGGCAAGACTGTGTGGTGTGGGCTCTAGGCCACTGGCAACTATGCTTCCATGATGGCATCGTAGAGCTGCTGAGACTCTTCCCATCTGATAAA GTGCTCGAGGATGGAACTCTGTTCTGGTCAGGATCCAAAAGATGTCCACAGCCCTTGCAATTTGATCCCAGCCAC GACATGCATTTCCTCTACGTGCTGGCAGCTGCCAACCTGTATGCACAAATGCATGGGCTTACTGGCTCACGAGACCAGACTTCGCTCAGGAAACTGTTGGAGCTGCTGCCAAAGCCTGAGTCTATGCACCCAGATCTCATCTCTGATGGCACCTTCACTCCGGCTGACTTTG CCCCGGAGCAGCTGAAGGAACTGCAGGAACGTCTGGAAGACTGGAGCAAGGGCCCTCCGTTGAAGCctgtgctgtttgggaag GATGATGACAACAACTTCCATATGGACTTTGTGGTAGCAGCAACTGACCTGAGAGCTCAGAACTACAGGATCCTACCAGTCAACCATGCTCAG ATCAAGCAAACAGTGGGCCAGATTATCCCAGCCGTTGCCACCAGTACAGCAGTTGTGGCAGGCTTATTGGGCCTGGAGCTGTATAAGGTGGTAAGTGGGCCACGGCCCCTTGATACCTTTCGTCAAAGCTCTCTGCACCTGGCCGAAAATGACTTCATACGAGCAGTGCCTTCTGCCCCAGCGGTCCAGTCG TTTCATCACCTGACGTGGACCCGTTGGGACCGCCTGAAGGTGCCTGCTGGGCAGCCTGAGAGGACACTGGCATCACTGCTGGCCCATCTCCAG AAAGAACACGGACTGAAGGTGAAGAGGTTGCTGTATGGCCAGGCTGTCCTCTATTCTGCACGATGGTCATTGGAAAAGCAGACTGGGTGCCTGTGCCTCAG GGTGACAGAACTGGTTCAGCAAGTGACCGGCCGGGAGCCTGAGCCTGGGCTGAGGGTGCTGGTGTTGGAGCTGAGCTGTGAGGGTGAGGAGGACGAAACTGCCTTCCCACCTCTGCATTATGAGCTGTGA
- the Uba7 gene encoding ubiquitin-like modifier-activating enzyme 7 isoform X1, which produces MGSYTRGSCEFPSGIQSRVASKSMVSQLPALLLLNHRYVLGLPAMRRIREANVLLSGLQGLGAEVAKNLVLMGVGSLTLHDPQSTCWADLAAQFFLSEESLGRSRAEASQAQLAQLNEAVQISVHTGDITNDLLQAFQVVVLTNSKLEEQLKVGTFCHENKICFLVAETRGLVGRLFCDFGEDFTVEDPTEVEPMTAAIQDISQGLPGIVTLRQDTKRQFFYDGDLVIFSGIEGMVELNGGSPQPVRVQKDGSLEIGDTTAFSPYLRGGLVTEVKRSKTVRHKSLDKALLQPRVVAQNTQEVQRAHCLHQAFHALHEFQKLHGQLPKPWDPVDAETVVRLARDLEPLKGTKEESLDEVLLRKIALSSAGSLSPMAAVLGGVAAQEVLKAVSGKFMPLDQWLYFDALECLPEAEELLPNPEDCHPRNCRYDGQTAVFGASFQEKLSYQRYLLVGAGAIGCEMLKGFALMGLGVKANGGVTVADMDHIERSNLSRQFLFRPQDIGSPKAEVAARAAQRLNPDLQVTSCTYPLDSTTEHIYGDDFFSRVDGVVAALDSFEARHYVAARCTHYLKPLLEAGTQGTRGSSSVFVPHVTETYNGPASAATSETASYPLCTLRYFPSTAEHVLQWARDEFEGLFRLSAENINGYPQTCTSLSGIERTQTPTLLQQVMGVLKMRPQTWQDCVVWALGHWQLCFHDGIVELLRLFPSDKVLEDGTLFWSGSKRCPQPLQFDPSHDMHFLYVLAAANLYAQMHGLTGSRDQTSLRKLLELLPKPESMHPDLISDGTFTPADFAPEQLKELQERLEDWSKGPPLKPVLFGKDDDNNFHMDFVVAATDLRAQNYRILPVNHAQIKQTVGQIIPAVATSTAVVAGLLGLELYKVVSGPRPLDTFRQSSLHLAENDFIRAVPSAPAVQSFHHLTWTRWDRLKVPAGQPERTLASLLAHLQKEHGLKVKRLLYGQAVLYSARWSLEKQTGCLCLRVTELVQQVTGREPEPGLRVLVLELSCEGEEDETAFPPLHYEL; this is translated from the exons ATGGGGAGCTATACTCGAGGCAGCTGTGAGTTTCCAAGTGGAATACAAAGTCGGGTGGCCTCCAAATCTATGGTCTCTCAACTGCCTGCCCTCCTACTTCTTAACCACAGGTATGTACTGGGCCTGCCTGCTATGCGGAGGATTCGGGAAGCCAATGTCTTGCTATCTGGTCTGCAGGGCCTAGGAGCTgaggtggccaagaacctggtCCTTATGGGTGTAGGCAGCCTCACCCTGCACGATCCACAGTCCACCTGCTGGGCTGACCTGGCTGCTCAG TTTTTCCTCTCagaagagagcttgggaaggagcAGGGCTGAGGCCTCTCAAGCACAATTGGCTCAGCTCAATGAAGCTGTCCAGATCTCCGTCCATACAGGTGACATCACTAACGACCTGCTGCAGGCTTTTCAG GTCGTAGTGCTGACCAACTCCAAGCTAGAGGAGCAGCTGAAGGTGGGAACCTTCTGCCACGAGAATAAAATCTGCTTTCTGGTGGCTGAAACCCGGGGCCTTGTGGG GCGGTTGTTCTGTGACTTTGGTGAGGACTTCACCGTTGAGGACCCTACAGAGGTAGAACCCATGACAGCTGCCATCCAGGACATCTCCCAG GGGTTGCCTGGTATTGTCACTCTGAGACAAGACACCAAAAGACAGTTCTTCTATGACGGAGACTTGGTGATTTTCTCAGGCATTGAAGGCATGGTTGAACTCAACGGTGGTTCTCCCCAGCCTGTCCGTGTGCAGA AAGACGGGTCCTTGGAGATTGGAGACACAACAGCTTTCTCCCCTTACTTGCGTGGTGGGCTTGTCACTGAAGTCAAGAGATCCAAGACTGTGAGGCAT AAGTCCTTGGACAAAGCTCTGCTTCAGCCCCGTGTGGTGGCCCAGAACACTCAGGAAGTCCAACGTGCTCACTGCCTGCATCAGGCCTTTCATGCACTGCACGAGTTCCAGAAGCTTCATGGCCAGCTACCCAAGCCCTGGGATCCT GTTGATGCAGAGACCGTGGTGCGTCTGGCCCGGGACCTAGAGCCACTAAAAGGGACAAAAGAAGAATCGCTGGATGAGGTTTTACTTCGGAAAATTGCCCTGAGTAGTGCTGGCAGCTTAAGCCCCATGGCAGCTGTTCTAGGGGGAGTGGCTGCCCAGGAAGTCCTGAAG GCAGTCTCCGGGAAGTTCATGCCCCTGGACCAGTGGCTGTACTTTGATGCCCTTGAATGTCTTCCGGAAGCTGAGGAGCTCCTTCCCAATCCTGAGGACTGCCATCCG AGAAACTGCCGATACGATGGGCAGACTGCTGTGTTTGGGGCTAGTTTTCAGGAGAAACTGAGCTACCAACGTTACCTCTTG GTGGGTGCTGGAGCCATTGGCTGTGAGATGCTCAAAGGTTTTGCCCTAATGGGCCTGGGAGTCAAGGCTAATGGAGGTGTGACTGTAGCTGACATGGATCACATAGAACGCTCCAACCTCAGCCGGCAGTTCCTCTTCAGGCCTCAGGACATCGGG agcCCCAAGGCAGAGGTGGCTGCAAGAGCAGCCCAACGTCTAAACCCAGACCTACAAGTGACCTCGTGTACCTACCCGTTGGATTCCACCACAGAGCACATCTATGGTGACGACTTCTTCTCTAGAGTGGATGGTGTTGTTGCTGCTTTAGACAGCTTTGAGGCCC GGCACTATGTTGCTGCTCGATGTACCCACTATCTGAAACCACTGCTGGAGGCAGGCACACAGGGAACCCGGGGGAGTTCTTCTGTGTTTGTGCCACATGTGACCGAAACCTACAATGGTCCTGCCTCGGCTGCAACTTCTGAAACTGCCTCCTACCCTCTGTGTACTCTGCGGTACTTCCCCAGCACAGCGGAGCACGTCCTGCAG tgggCCCGGGATGAATTTGAGGGACTCTTCAGACTATCTGCAGAGAATATCAACGGCTATCCACA GACATGCACTTCCCTGTCGGGCATAGAAAGGACACAAACACCAACCTTACTGCAGCAAGTGATGGGTGTCCTAAAAATGCGCCCACAGACTTGGCAAGACTGTGTGGTGTGGGCTCTAGGCCACTGGCAACTATGCTTCCATGATGGCATCGTAGAGCTGCTGAGACTCTTCCCATCTGATAAA GTGCTCGAGGATGGAACTCTGTTCTGGTCAGGATCCAAAAGATGTCCACAGCCCTTGCAATTTGATCCCAGCCAC GACATGCATTTCCTCTACGTGCTGGCAGCTGCCAACCTGTATGCACAAATGCATGGGCTTACTGGCTCACGAGACCAGACTTCGCTCAGGAAACTGTTGGAGCTGCTGCCAAAGCCTGAGTCTATGCACCCAGATCTCATCTCTGATGGCACCTTCACTCCGGCTGACTTTG CCCCGGAGCAGCTGAAGGAACTGCAGGAACGTCTGGAAGACTGGAGCAAGGGCCCTCCGTTGAAGCctgtgctgtttgggaag GATGATGACAACAACTTCCATATGGACTTTGTGGTAGCAGCAACTGACCTGAGAGCTCAGAACTACAGGATCCTACCAGTCAACCATGCTCAG ATCAAGCAAACAGTGGGCCAGATTATCCCAGCCGTTGCCACCAGTACAGCAGTTGTGGCAGGCTTATTGGGCCTGGAGCTGTATAAGGTGGTAAGTGGGCCACGGCCCCTTGATACCTTTCGTCAAAGCTCTCTGCACCTGGCCGAAAATGACTTCATACGAGCAGTGCCTTCTGCCCCAGCGGTCCAGTCG TTTCATCACCTGACGTGGACCCGTTGGGACCGCCTGAAGGTGCCTGCTGGGCAGCCTGAGAGGACACTGGCATCACTGCTGGCCCATCTCCAG AAAGAACACGGACTGAAGGTGAAGAGGTTGCTGTATGGCCAGGCTGTCCTCTATTCTGCACGATGGTCATTGGAAAAGCAGACTGGGTGCCTGTGCCTCAG GGTGACAGAACTGGTTCAGCAAGTGACCGGCCGGGAGCCTGAGCCTGGGCTGAGGGTGCTGGTGTTGGAGCTGAGCTGTGAGGGTGAGGAGGACGAAACTGCCTTCCCACCTCTGCATTATGAGCTGTGA
- the Uba7 gene encoding ubiquitin-like modifier-activating enzyme 7 isoform X3: MGSYTRGSCEFPSGIQSRVASKSMVSQLPALLLLNHRYVLGLPAMRRIREANVLLSGLQGLGAEVAKNLVLMGVGSLTLHDPQSTCWADLAAQFFLSEESLGRSRAEASQAQLAQLNEAVQISVHTGDITNDLLQAFQVVVLTNSKLEEQLKVGTFCHENKICFLVAETRGLVGRLFCDFGEDFTVEDPTEVEPMTAAIQDISQGLPGIVTLRQDTKRQFFYDGDLVIFSGIEGMVELNGGSPQPVRVQKDGSLEIGDTTAFSPYLRGGLVTEVKRSKTVRHKSLDKALLQPRVVAQNTQEVQRAHCLHQAFHALHEFQKLHGQLPKPWDPVDAETVVRLARDLEPLKGTKEESLDEVLLRKIALSSAGSLSPMAAVLGGVAAQEVLKAVSGKFMPLDQWLYFDALECLPEAEELLPNPEDCHPRNCRYDGQTAVFGASFQEKLSYQRYLLVGAGAIGCEMLKGFALMGLGVKANGGVTVADMDHIERSNLSRQFLFRPQDIGSPKAEVAARAAQRLNPDLQVTSCTYPLDSTTEHIYGHYVAARCTHYLKPLLEAGTQGTRGSSSVFVPHVTETYNGPASAATSETASYPLCTLRYFPSTAEHVLQWARDEFEGLFRLSAENINGYPQTCTSLSGIERTQTPTLLQQVMGVLKMRPQTWQDCVVWALGHWQLCFHDGIVELLRLFPSDKVLEDGTLFWSGSKRCPQPLQFDPSHDMHFLYVLAAANLYAQMHGLTGSRDQTSLRKLLELLPKPESMHPDLISDGTFTPADFAPEQLKELQERLEDWSKGPPLKPVLFGKDDDNNFHMDFVVAATDLRAQNYRILPVNHAQIKQTVGQIIPAVATSTAVVAGLLGLELYKVVSGPRPLDTFRQSSLHLAENDFIRAVPSAPAVQSFHHLTWTRWDRLKVPAGQPERTLASLLAHLQKEHGLKVKRLLYGQAVLYSARWSLEKQTGCLCLRVTELVQQVTGREPEPGLRVLVLELSCEGEEDETAFPPLHYEL; the protein is encoded by the exons ATGGGGAGCTATACTCGAGGCAGCTGTGAGTTTCCAAGTGGAATACAAAGTCGGGTGGCCTCCAAATCTATGGTCTCTCAACTGCCTGCCCTCCTACTTCTTAACCACAGGTATGTACTGGGCCTGCCTGCTATGCGGAGGATTCGGGAAGCCAATGTCTTGCTATCTGGTCTGCAGGGCCTAGGAGCTgaggtggccaagaacctggtCCTTATGGGTGTAGGCAGCCTCACCCTGCACGATCCACAGTCCACCTGCTGGGCTGACCTGGCTGCTCAG TTTTTCCTCTCagaagagagcttgggaaggagcAGGGCTGAGGCCTCTCAAGCACAATTGGCTCAGCTCAATGAAGCTGTCCAGATCTCCGTCCATACAGGTGACATCACTAACGACCTGCTGCAGGCTTTTCAG GTCGTAGTGCTGACCAACTCCAAGCTAGAGGAGCAGCTGAAGGTGGGAACCTTCTGCCACGAGAATAAAATCTGCTTTCTGGTGGCTGAAACCCGGGGCCTTGTGGG GCGGTTGTTCTGTGACTTTGGTGAGGACTTCACCGTTGAGGACCCTACAGAGGTAGAACCCATGACAGCTGCCATCCAGGACATCTCCCAG GGGTTGCCTGGTATTGTCACTCTGAGACAAGACACCAAAAGACAGTTCTTCTATGACGGAGACTTGGTGATTTTCTCAGGCATTGAAGGCATGGTTGAACTCAACGGTGGTTCTCCCCAGCCTGTCCGTGTGCAGA AAGACGGGTCCTTGGAGATTGGAGACACAACAGCTTTCTCCCCTTACTTGCGTGGTGGGCTTGTCACTGAAGTCAAGAGATCCAAGACTGTGAGGCAT AAGTCCTTGGACAAAGCTCTGCTTCAGCCCCGTGTGGTGGCCCAGAACACTCAGGAAGTCCAACGTGCTCACTGCCTGCATCAGGCCTTTCATGCACTGCACGAGTTCCAGAAGCTTCATGGCCAGCTACCCAAGCCCTGGGATCCT GTTGATGCAGAGACCGTGGTGCGTCTGGCCCGGGACCTAGAGCCACTAAAAGGGACAAAAGAAGAATCGCTGGATGAGGTTTTACTTCGGAAAATTGCCCTGAGTAGTGCTGGCAGCTTAAGCCCCATGGCAGCTGTTCTAGGGGGAGTGGCTGCCCAGGAAGTCCTGAAG GCAGTCTCCGGGAAGTTCATGCCCCTGGACCAGTGGCTGTACTTTGATGCCCTTGAATGTCTTCCGGAAGCTGAGGAGCTCCTTCCCAATCCTGAGGACTGCCATCCG AGAAACTGCCGATACGATGGGCAGACTGCTGTGTTTGGGGCTAGTTTTCAGGAGAAACTGAGCTACCAACGTTACCTCTTG GTGGGTGCTGGAGCCATTGGCTGTGAGATGCTCAAAGGTTTTGCCCTAATGGGCCTGGGAGTCAAGGCTAATGGAGGTGTGACTGTAGCTGACATGGATCACATAGAACGCTCCAACCTCAGCCGGCAGTTCCTCTTCAGGCCTCAGGACATCGGG agcCCCAAGGCAGAGGTGGCTGCAAGAGCAGCCCAACGTCTAAACCCAGACCTACAAGTGACCTCGTGTACCTACCCGTTGGATTCCACCACAGAGCACATCTATG GGCACTATGTTGCTGCTCGATGTACCCACTATCTGAAACCACTGCTGGAGGCAGGCACACAGGGAACCCGGGGGAGTTCTTCTGTGTTTGTGCCACATGTGACCGAAACCTACAATGGTCCTGCCTCGGCTGCAACTTCTGAAACTGCCTCCTACCCTCTGTGTACTCTGCGGTACTTCCCCAGCACAGCGGAGCACGTCCTGCAG tgggCCCGGGATGAATTTGAGGGACTCTTCAGACTATCTGCAGAGAATATCAACGGCTATCCACA GACATGCACTTCCCTGTCGGGCATAGAAAGGACACAAACACCAACCTTACTGCAGCAAGTGATGGGTGTCCTAAAAATGCGCCCACAGACTTGGCAAGACTGTGTGGTGTGGGCTCTAGGCCACTGGCAACTATGCTTCCATGATGGCATCGTAGAGCTGCTGAGACTCTTCCCATCTGATAAA GTGCTCGAGGATGGAACTCTGTTCTGGTCAGGATCCAAAAGATGTCCACAGCCCTTGCAATTTGATCCCAGCCAC GACATGCATTTCCTCTACGTGCTGGCAGCTGCCAACCTGTATGCACAAATGCATGGGCTTACTGGCTCACGAGACCAGACTTCGCTCAGGAAACTGTTGGAGCTGCTGCCAAAGCCTGAGTCTATGCACCCAGATCTCATCTCTGATGGCACCTTCACTCCGGCTGACTTTG CCCCGGAGCAGCTGAAGGAACTGCAGGAACGTCTGGAAGACTGGAGCAAGGGCCCTCCGTTGAAGCctgtgctgtttgggaag GATGATGACAACAACTTCCATATGGACTTTGTGGTAGCAGCAACTGACCTGAGAGCTCAGAACTACAGGATCCTACCAGTCAACCATGCTCAG ATCAAGCAAACAGTGGGCCAGATTATCCCAGCCGTTGCCACCAGTACAGCAGTTGTGGCAGGCTTATTGGGCCTGGAGCTGTATAAGGTGGTAAGTGGGCCACGGCCCCTTGATACCTTTCGTCAAAGCTCTCTGCACCTGGCCGAAAATGACTTCATACGAGCAGTGCCTTCTGCCCCAGCGGTCCAGTCG TTTCATCACCTGACGTGGACCCGTTGGGACCGCCTGAAGGTGCCTGCTGGGCAGCCTGAGAGGACACTGGCATCACTGCTGGCCCATCTCCAG AAAGAACACGGACTGAAGGTGAAGAGGTTGCTGTATGGCCAGGCTGTCCTCTATTCTGCACGATGGTCATTGGAAAAGCAGACTGGGTGCCTGTGCCTCAG GGTGACAGAACTGGTTCAGCAAGTGACCGGCCGGGAGCCTGAGCCTGGGCTGAGGGTGCTGGTGTTGGAGCTGAGCTGTGAGGGTGAGGAGGACGAAACTGCCTTCCCACCTCTGCATTATGAGCTGTGA